The following nucleotide sequence is from Candidatus Zymogenaceae bacterium.
GTGTCATATATATCCGGATCGGGGCGGCCCCGTTATTCCGGGGCCGTCCCGGCGTATCGATTTGGAAAGAAATCCGAGGCGATGTTCCATCGGGCGGATTTTGTAATCACATATATTTCAGAATGGATTCCGAGGTGATTTCGCCCGCGCGGACGCCCTTGGCCACCTCGTCCACCGCATTGATGAAGCTGTCGACGACCTGGTCCGACACCGGGTCGCAGATGAACTGGATGAGCATCGGCTCGTACACCGGGAACACGAACTTCTGGCGGTCAAACAGCCCCGCCATGAAGGAGAGGTAGTCGTGATCGCCCACGTCCAGAAGCAGCGGAGTCAGGTCGTTTTCCCATATTTCAACGCCCTCGACGGCGTTGAGGCCGTCGATGTAGCGCTTCCTCACCTCGATAAAACGCTTCGCCAGATTCATGTATCCGGACTCGCCCAGGTACATCATCACCGCCCAGGCCGACGCGATGGACCCGGCGGGAAACGACCCCAGGATCGCCTCGGTGTTGTAGGGCCCGGACGGCCAGTCCGACGGATGGCACCAGTGGTGCTCCTGCAGTTCCTTGTTGCGGAAGAGGATGACCGAGCAGGGCTTCGCCGAGTACCCGTATTTGTGCAGGTCCGCAGACAAACTCATCACGCCGGGGACGGAGAAATTCCACTTGGTCGGGATGGGAAAGCCGAGCTTCTCCACCCAGGGGGCCAGAAATCCCCCCAGGCAACCGTCGGAGTGCATCCACAGGTCGTGTTTCCGGGCCAGGGCCGCCAGCTCCTCGATGGGATCATAGAGACCGTAGGGCCAGCAGGGGGAGGAGCCCGCGATCATGATGGTGTTCTCGTTGATTGCCGCCTCCATGGCCGCCACGTCCGCCCGGAAGTCCGGCCCCACCGGGATGCGGTTCAGGGTGATGCCGGTGTAGTGGCACCACTTGCTGAACGCGGCGTGGATGGTATAGGGGGCCACGATCTCAGGCGCGGTGATGTGGGGCTTTGTGGCCTTGGCCCACTGACGAGCCGCGTTGATGGCGCAGTAGAGACTCTCAGAACCCCCGGAGGTGATATTCACTCGGGCGTCGTCGCCTGCGTCCAGGATTTCCACCACCATCCGCTTGACCTCCTGCTCGAGGGTCTGCATGCCGTGGGCGATCTCCTTGACCAGCATGTTCTTCTTCAGATACTTGTTGAAGGCCATCTTCGAGACTTCGTTGACCTCGTAATGATCCTGGAGCGTGGTGGCGTAGATCATTACGTGGCCGTCCACCGGCTTCGCGTCTTCGTCGTAGATATCGTTCAGCCTTTTTTCGACGTCGTCCGCGCTCTTTCCCTTATTGGGAAATACCGGGTGATCGAAAACAACGTCCTGTCCCTCTCCGAAATAACCCATATCATGCCTCCTTGGTATTCACAAAACGGTTGTGTGAACGCCGGCGACGATCCGTCCCGGCGGCGATATATGATACTGATTTATAAATCCTGTTTCATGCCCAGGAATTTCTTGATGTGCGTCTTGAAATACTTGCCGTACTCCTCGACGTCCCGGACGTATCCCGCCACGGCCCAGTAGTAGTCGAATCCCTCCAGCAGCATCATCACGAAGACCGCCGCCTTCTCCGGTTCCTCGACGTCTATGACGCCCCGGGCCGTCCCCAGCTCGATCTCCCGGACGAGGAATCCCTTGAGCCGATCGTACATGAGGCTGAACCGC
It contains:
- a CDS encoding aspartate aminotransferase family protein; translation: MGYFGEGQDVVFDHPVFPNKGKSADDVEKRLNDIYDEDAKPVDGHVMIYATTLQDHYEVNEVSKMAFNKYLKKNMLVKEIAHGMQTLEQEVKRMVVEILDAGDDARVNITSGGSESLYCAINAARQWAKATKPHITAPEIVAPYTIHAAFSKWCHYTGITLNRIPVGPDFRADVAAMEAAINENTIMIAGSSPCWPYGLYDPIEELAALARKHDLWMHSDGCLGGFLAPWVEKLGFPIPTKWNFSVPGVMSLSADLHKYGYSAKPCSVILFRNKELQEHHWCHPSDWPSGPYNTEAILGSFPAGSIASAWAVMMYLGESGYMNLAKRFIEVRKRYIDGLNAVEGVEIWENDLTPLLLDVGDHDYLSFMAGLFDRQKFVFPVYEPMLIQFICDPVSDQVVDSFINAVDEVAKGVRAGEITSESILKYM